The following is a genomic window from Nicotiana tabacum cultivar K326 chromosome 3, ASM71507v2, whole genome shotgun sequence.
aaaacTAGGTCAAGACATCACTTGAGGAAATAGATTTGAGGCCCTCACCAATGTTAATTtagatattaaaaaataaatctcgtagtttgctttaggcgcgctaatTACAATTATCACCGTTATTACtaaaatccgggggtacatttcatgtggtcCGGTTTTAATTTTCTAACAAGGTCAAATAGAACGTGAcgtgaaccacgggtgcatttcatgtagcgtggcttgcgatatgttttaaataaccttgaatcaATCCTTTAAATAAGTAAAAGCGATTTTCGAAAGTtcaaaatgcacataggtttaaaagtgttttaaaatcaaataaataggccaataataatagttgagcgaccgtgctagaaccacggaacccgggaatgcctaacaccttctccccggttaacagaattccttacccggatttctgttttctcggactataaaacagagtcaatctttcctcgattcgggattttaaaccggtgacttggacaCCAATAAACTAtctcaagtggagactctgaatatATAAATAAATCCTATTTTGattgtcatttaaattgaaaatAACTCCCTTGTACCCTTTCGGGGTAGGAAAAAGTAAGTGTGACAAGTGgatgagttgtgaataatgcgcgGTACTTATGAAttaaatcttgaggtgaagatgttacgcttttgtgcttagtctattttaaatattcttgatgtgatgagttaggagaattatttaaaaaaggtcgtgtctatataaagtgtagtttgattgctcgaggacgggcaatggtttaagtgtggggtgttaatgataggctataattacttattttagtcgcttattacactctaatttattgcactttaattgagtttgagctttaatcgctagtgtcttgcactaattgtgtgttttatgccttgtatgagtgatttcgagctatgtagatgttatggaatgaactcaagtgatttggagctttaaagtctgagtaaaagctcaaggaattaagccgggatcgtgttcgggggtcaacggatgatagttagaacaaacgaagaatcgagtaggcatattgcacATTAtttagtaaaatgcacataacctttttcccaaaactccatttgggctccacaacatatggttggaaagataactcaaagggatacaacttttatgttttacattTTCCAAATTCCCAACGAAAAAGGGCGAAAAGGGCGCGTCAATAGCACGGACGCTCTCATGCCGCGCTCGTCAGGCAGAATACTGAGCAATATGCGTGGCCACTAGCGCAGTCACGAGCGCGGTCGCGCTAGTCAAACCCGGGAAAAGTGTTTTTTCGTCTAGGAGAAGGTATAGTCAAACCcgtaaaaagtattttttgtctAAGAAAAGGTATAATTGTTTAGGCTCGAtgctacttggtatatatacatggaaaaacggtattttgaagaggttggacatacttttgacatattttcgacctaaggaggcagagacataataggagcaaggcggggaattcgTCTACGagtttttctttcctcttcctatttttcattgttggttatgacttttagtattgtagttttacatactattatgaatagctaatttgttatctagggttttgatggaaccttttgtaggataaattcttgttatgtttttatataattgagctgtagtattttctctatttgttcaactatattattcttgtggttgattgaagggccctcaattagttgtgcctatttaataTGTATTACTTGGGatagagtgcatatttaggtagttattgaacaacatcactcccgacgtatgtgaggaatcaataaccaagggtttaaatgtatgattagggataacgaaaccttgggtgcgatataagtgagctgtaattaaagacagctagcgtaactcgggagagtatgtctagtaaattatcgtaattattcgggagagaattacaacacgcagagcgctcatgatcggtagagaatacttaggcgaaattatagaagacatagcgggaaggattccgacaattggggaaatcataactctagacctccttaatcttttctccaacctgtagtatctttagtgttaatttattattttaatttgttagttagttagttaaacacaagaatcttaatatctataagttaggaattgttcaagcttgtattcttggtgatagtgaacaattgtagctaagccttagctctctgtgggattcgactccggacttgtaaaccggattatatttgcaacaaccatttgtcctttttataaggcatagttaggCGTGATCAGTATCCCTTCACTTTAGGGCCGTTCTCTTTGAGTAAAGACCTTGACTTCGTCATCGTGGAGTTATACATTTGCTAAGGTATGCCTGGCACAAGTAAGCCCTTCTGTGCAGAAGACAGTCGGTTTTCTTTTGCGTCTGTGCTAGGAGGTAGGAGAGGAGCTAACCCTAGCTTGATTAACGAGCCTTTATTCCCCTAAGATTTTTCGCGGGGGAATGATAATTTTCAGCAAGCTCGGCCACCATGATCATctatctagcatggatgatgacaacgatcgTGGGTGGATGAAATGGTTTGTTGTAGTTTCCACCAGTGACATCATTCCGGCCatggcttcatcctttccggaaTTATGGAAGgcaaaatcatggtaagttgaaCTCATCTTGTTTTTACCATTCGTATAAGGAAGTTGATTAACCTTTCTCTCCTGTTGAATTTAGGTCTACCCCTTGGCTCAATTGTCGTCCCCGAGGAGGATATTTTGGCTAATCCTGCTGACACGGCGAGACTGCTGCAGGAGGCTTTTACCCAAGCAGGTGTCTTCGGGCCTGCTTCTAGTGCAAGTGCTTTTTCTTGGAGTCCCCGGCCGGAGAACAAGTAaccaaaaagaagatgttcctcTGTGGCgggggaaaaaataaaaaggcaaagagTGTCGCACCCAAGTCATCTCCAAAAGTTGTGGTGATGAACCCGGTGTCCGAGCTGGTCATAGACACCATGATAATCGACGATGATAGAAAATCCAGCGAGGAGGGGGCTTCTCTACATAAAAGACGATGACCTTTTTCAGCTCAATAGAATGCTCAACCTATTGAGTTAattacaccaaccgaggacgatgccTTAACACTCTAGGGGGAGTATGATATGGTGGAAAATGCCAACACTCGCTTCCGAATCCCATTCGTCGTGCCCAGTACTGTGAGATTGAATACCGGGTACCTGCTATCTTTGGTTGATGAGCAACCATTAACCAGCACTGCGCTTGCTGTAGACATTTCTCATCCTTCAACgtcatcagcttcatctccttcttcactaACTCTATCTTCGCCACCAGCAATTGCTGCATCATCTCCACTGGTCGTGGTTGCCCGAGGAAGAACGTCCCTATTCCCCAGTACCCAGTTCATGGGAACTTGAGGCAAAACTATGATGCCTCCTTAGAAGATCCCCAAATGAGGAGGAGCTTCACCCTCTCGGTTTCAGCCGGATGCCATATGTTGTCCCGACTGGTGGAACTTGATAACTATCTAAAGACTTTTTGGCTTCAGATTGGAAAAAAATACAAactctctcgggagagtgtttgttgaacaatacCATGCACAATGCAGCACCGGCATGGTCTTTGTTTTCTCTGTTGTTTCTTCTATCTGTGTTATGGCAGGATTTTGAATTTACATTCttgttttgtaggccaacttCCTTGCTTCCGAGCGCCTTCAAAGGCTGATTCTTGATAAGAAGGAACTTTCCTCTGAGCAGGATCAACTTTTGGCCGAGCGGGACCAAACTGCTGCTCGCCTCTCAGAACTATAAGCACGAGCTGCAAGGCCATTGAGTTGGAGGCTCGATttcagcaaagcgagcaagaagtggtgACTCTTAGACAGGAAGTCGCCCCATTAAGGGAACAATTTAAAGAAACTAGGGCCAAATCAGTTGAGGTCCATAATATCATTCATGTTGCATCCGATCGCGAGGCTGCCGCTGCAGAAAGGTTGAATAATTCGGAGGCAGCCATAACCTCCAAGACTAAAGAAGTTAGTGATGTTGAGATGAAGTATGCCCGGTTGGAAGAGAAGCATAAGAGGACCCTCTAGCACAATAGGGTTTAATGCTCCATTGTCCGCGAGCTCGATGTCAGCCTCCAGTCCCCCAGATCCATGTGAGATGATTTTTCTGCCGAGGTCGACCGACTTAAAGAATAACTCCAGCGCCGAGcgacttccctcattgttgagaaaatatatgcTATGTATAGCATGGgtagaaaaaccttggaagaggctaaaGCGGGTGTCATTGATTTTGACGCCGAAATCGCTAAGGCCCATGAGGTGGAATCAACTTCCAAAAGGGGTCTTCCTACCCGGCCTGATGCTACTAATCTGGTTCCGATTCTGAGTTCTTGGGAACTGAAGAACAGGCAGATGGTGATGATGGTGAAGGCCAAAATGATGAGCCGGCAACAAATCCACCCACTACTCGTAGGGGCACAGATGCTTCTCTTCCTCCGATTTTCGGAAATGTAGTAacttagtttttattttattttctttactatACTTTTGTATTTGTGCTCCTTGGCACATTTGCTGTGAATAGAAGCACTTTTTTGTTTAAGTGTTGTACAAACGTTTCTCTTTGCATACTTTTCTGTTTAAGTATTTGCACAAGTCTTACTCTTTGTGTCGAATTGTGCAAGGCTTCGGGTGCGTTTTTCCCCGAGAGCATATGGATTTCGGGCATAAGTTCTTCCAAAATCGACCCTTTTATATGAGGGTTTTATAAGAGACgaccctcttatgtttacggtgctcttgatgaggacgtctcctgttcgttactgcactaacatttgaagtacttatttaactttcaaatgataaaattaacgcattgttcagacaagaaacaagatagaaattataggactttactttattcctttctCTTTCAACAGTACATAAGCATTAATTGTGCTAAAAAAAttccattacttgtggctaacttgtacaacttgtttctacggggttgACCGCGCAGTCCCCGATCCCAATGATACAACTTTATTTTTGAGTTTCATATTTCGGTCGACGTGGCATCCATTGTTGTCGTATCTTCATATCATTCTcccccccccagtgttcgaatgcaaaGAATTCGAATTTGAACACTGGAAGTTTTACACCTTCGAGgattccactaatgaattgctagataatctttAGTTTGATGGCAAACTTCatttccccttaggaatttatgctatcgagccaaagattatctaacaatcccctggtggcttgcacttgtgaacggtcgggtaatcTCTGTTCGACAGCAAACTTTACTTTCCGGTAAGAACTTTGTtatcgagcaaaagactatctaacagCTCTATTGTGTTATTTGCTTGTGTGCCTTGTCTTTAAAGGTCCTATTGTTTCTTCTAAAGGTTCCTTcatagtatgctttccgttgctgcctcattaaaaatcttactagaaaaacccaattgggataaAAACTGGACGAAGAGAAAAAAAAGTACAGTACATACTTTCAAGATAGGCGATGTTTATCAACAATAGTATCTCTTGAGGTGTGTCACGTTCCAATTTCttggcaacttttctccatcttAATTTTCTAACTCGTATGACCATTTCCTAGTGATAGTTAAAATctggtaggggccttcccatgttggacctagcttccccgcATTGAGCTCTCGGGTGTTCTGCGTTACTtttcttaaaaccaagtctccaaCTTTGAGATAATAGAGATTGGCTCTTTGATTGTAATATCTCTCTATTCTCTGTTTTTAGGCTGCCATCCTTATATGGACCAAGTCCCTACATTCATCGAGCAACTCTAAATTGACTAACATTGCTTCACTGTTTGCTTCTTCGTTTGTTAGAAAATACCTCAGGGCAGGCtctcctacttccaccgggatcaaGGCCTTTTCCCCGTACATAAGAGAGAAAGGAGTCTCCCTCGTGCTCGATTTGGCTGTTGTTCGGTACACCCATAATACACCTGGCAGCTCTTCGGGCCATTTACCTTTagctgcttccaatctctttttgagactTTGTATAATCACCTTTTTCATTGATTCTGCTTGGCCATTTGCATTCGGATGATAAGGTGATGATGTAATCCTCtttattttcaagtcttcaaggaactgTGACATTTGCGCCTATAAATTGCGGTCCATTGTCGCAGGCTATCTCCTTTGGTTTCCCAAATCTGCAAATTATATTCTCCCATAAGAAATCTATCACTTCATGTTCGCCGATCTCCtagtaaggacctgcttcaacccacttaaaaaaatagtcagttaaaatcaaaagaaatcttaccttaccgggGGTCGGTGGTAGTtgtccgacgatatccattccacACTTCATGAACGTCCATGCTGACAAAATTGAGTGCAATGGATCTGCTGGTCTATGTACAACGGTGCATAgcattgacatttatcacattttttaaCATAAGCTTTGGTGTCTTGTTCCATCTAGGGCCAATTGTATCCTACCCTAATTAATTTTAATACTAGGGAACCTACGCCTGAGTGATTTCTGTAGATCCCTTCGTGCACTTCTCGCATAAACATAATTAGATTTGGAGGCTCCCAAACAATAGGgcaacgggccttggaaagatcttCTGTATAAATTATCTCCTTTGAAACTATATCGCACTGCCTTAATGCGTAGCGCCTGAGATACCTTGGGATCTTCAGGCAACTTTCCGAGCTTGAGATAGTCAATAAACTCGTTTCTCTAGTCCCACATGAAATTAGTCGTGTTTACCTCGTACCGCATCCAGTACCGAATGCATAAGCTGCACTACCTTGCCGGAGTCATATCCCTTCATCTCTGTGGACGATCCAAGGTTAGCTAGGGCATTTGCTTCTGCATTCTCTTCCCTCGGGATATGCGTAATTGACCACTCCCAAAACTGAGCAAACAGAGTTTGGACCTTCATTACATATtgttgcatgcattcctctttggCTTTGAAGATCCCATAGACTTGATTTACTACCAACTAGGAGTCGCATTTGACTTCTATAACCTCGGAGTCCAAACCCCGGGCCAATACAAGCCCTGCACTTAAAGATTCATAGTAAAAGTttcggactgaaatcggccataAAGTTGCCCAAGACGTGATTTAATTGTAGTCCTAGGCTTATATTCTatatcaaattcactcatttcaaCGGCAAACTTGGCCAGCCTACCCTAAAGTTTGGGTTTATGAAGAATATTCTGTAGGGGAAAAGTGATCACCCCGGCTattcgagcggcgactacgagagctaaggccaattttCCCAGATGTGGGTAgtgagtttctgctcccgttaaaattctactaacataataagtAGGAGATTGCATACCGTCGTCCTCACGCACTAAAATGGCACTTACCGCCACCTCCGAGACCGCCAAGCAGATCAACAGAGATTTGCCTTCATCCGGTTTTGATAGCCACTGAGGACTTgacaaataccttttcaaatTCCTCAAAGCCTGCTGACACTCCGGGTTCCAttcaaaaaatttcttctttttgagcagcgaAAAGAAATGATGGCATTACTCTGAAGACCATGAAATAAATTAGCTCAAAGTGGCCAGTCTCCTTCTTAACCTTTGATCCTCCATGTTAATTTTATCCGGGTTAACTTcgatccccctttgtgacaccaggaaTCCTAGAAAGTTACCGGAGTTGACCCCGAacgcacacttctcggggttaagcttcatgttatgatTTCTTAAGATGTCAAAGGTTTATTACaagtgtttaagatgatcacatgcgttcaaagacttaaccaacatgtcatctatttaaacttccatggttttccctatttgtttttcgaacatttTGTTCACGAGCCGCCGATACGTAGCTCCGTCGTTCTTTAACCTGAAGgacatcacattatagcaatatgtgccgaagtttgctatgaacgaagttttttcctgatccttcgGGTTCATCTTGATCTGGAAGTATTggagtaagcatcgaggaaactcatgaACTCGTGCCCGACaattgcatcaatcatttgatcgatgtttggtaatgggaacgagtcttttgggcatgccttatttaaatccttatagtctatgcatatgcgaaatttattattcttttttggaactaccACTACGTTATGTAGCCGGTCAAGATATTTTACCTCTTGAATTGAACCAATATCAAGCaaacgagttacctcttctttgacaaatttgTTTCTTACCTCGGCAATAGGACCTTTTTTTGGTCTTACCAGAGGGATGCTTGGGTGCAGGCTTAGCTTGTGAACGACCACTTGTGACgagatacctgtcatatctgcatGCGACTATGCAAAATAATAGACATTaaacttaagaaatttaataaatCTATACCTAATTCGGGGTGCAGTCCTAtccccaagtggaacttcctctctAAGAACTTTTCGAACAATGCGACTAGTTCAAGTTCTTCCGCAGTAGATTTTGTTGCGTTTATCTCTTCTGGTACCTGGAAATACCTTGGTACCTGATAGGATTTCAATGACTCTTCCCCCTGGTCGACTTCACTCAGCTCGGGAGCAAGCGCCGGTTTCAATGATTGCTATGTCGTaggctccttccctttgctactggaaactgagatggtcacctcttatttgtttaattccttcgggagttgggaattttagaaACTGATGATATATTAACGGCACAGCCTTCTTCTCGTGTAACCATGGTCTCCCTAAGATGATATTGTAACCCATATCACCATCCACTACCTCGAAAAAGGGTCGTCTTCATCACCCCCTCGACATTCATGGGCAGCAAGATCCTTCTCCGGGTTGTCACGCTTGCCAAATTGAACCCGACGAGATGTTTCGTGGCCGGAATGATACTTCCGGTGAGCTTGGATTGCTCCAACACTCTCCACTGAACGATATTGGCCGAACTTTCTGCGTCCACCAgaacacatttaattttaaaatctaagacatttaGAGAGATTACCATGCCATCGCTATGCGGTAGCAACAGGCCATCCGCGTCTTCCTCTGTGAAAATAATGTCGTCCTCGACACTATAAATTAGGATACCTTTGGCTGGGACCGGATCTCATTGACCTCGAAAATCGTGATTCTTTAATGTTCCTTATATACAACACCAGCTCCACTACGCTGACGTTTAAGTTGTATTCGAAAAGCCTGGGAAGAAAGAATCTCGAGAACCTGACGTTTCCTTGTCATGTAACGGCCTGTTGTTTCGGCCGCGATCAGTTCTCCCATCGATAATGAATCTATCTATCGATCGGAAACCTCTGTCGCGTCCTTCAGCTGGTTCATAGGGCAAAAACCGACTCCTTGAAGACCGTAGATCTATGTCGAAATCATATTTCGATTTCCCTTTATTCTTCTCCCAGCCCCGACCCTCGGCCGATGCCGGGAAATCGAGCTGATTAACCTCAATCCTTATCTTTGAATCGTACTGATTGTGAACATCCACCCAAGTTGGTGCCTGTAACTTGGCCAAACTTTCTTTCAACTTCTAGGAAGCATCGGAACTTCTCGGATTCAGACCTTTAGCGAATGCTTCAGCCACCCATTCGTCAGGTACGACCGGTGGAATCTGGTCACAAACTCCTGGAGCAACTCGAATTCTCCTTGTGCAATCCTGAATATATCGGCCTTTCGGGCTTCTACCTTTCTGGCCCCGACATGGGTTGATGAAAGAgtccgcgagcatctcaaagaaGTCTATGGAATAATCGGGCAAAAGCGAATACCATGTCAGGGCTCCCTTCGTAAGAGTCCCCCCGATTTTCTTCAGTAAGACTAGCTCAATCTCGTGGGGCTAAATCATTCCCCTTCACCGccattgtataggtggtgatatgcTCCTGAGGATTTGAAGTCCTATCATACTTTGGCACGTCTGGAATTTTAAACCGTTTCGGGATCAATTCTGGTGTCGCACTTGGTTTGTATGGCAATTgtatacttctttgagtctgGCCCTTTCAGCACTGGTGGTGCGCCCGAAATTTAATCCATTTGGGCGTTTAATTCCCTCATAAACCATATGAGTTCGATTTTAGAGGGATCACTCTCATTGTTGTGATCGGATCCGCTCCCCCTGGCCCCATCAAAGTCGACCTCGCCCCTCAaggtgttgttgtcgaccctctgtgttgtttgatttgcgggagcaccgggaggaactggacctcgtcTATTCACATTTTTGGAAGCACCCAACAACACCTGTTTCAGCTCCATCATGACCTTATCCTATCGTGTGAGATCGCCTATATTAGTCTCTGGTTGCTCTTTCAAGATCCTTATTGTTTCAACAACGTGCTCTTCTTCAGCATCATTAGGAGTCGCCTCTCGAACATGTCGCAGATACCATCCTCCGTGGACCGGTGTGGCCTCATCCCCCTTGTTGCAGGTATCTCTGATTGAATCCTCATGATGAGGCTGATTTCCTTGGACCTCAACGTTGTGTGCGATGTTGACACCGTTATCTgccattttctatgatttttgcTAGCAAATAATCAAACgagttagtaatagatgcaaggatcaactcaattacacaACTTTCCAAgtcccacgatgggcgccaaactgtttaaccgtaaaatggtacagttgaatttatacgtgatttataGAGTCGGGATTTCAAGCTTATGGGCTCGCGATTCTAATCGTTTTAcattactgggttctaaattaataactTATACATATTGAatattttttaagacaaatacaaggttcgaaccaaagctACTAGGTTTGGCCGAACCCGCTCCGGGTACTCTAGCTCCGCCCTTGGGTAAAACTAATCTCGAAATGAGTTATCGCGTTGCTGTAgtgctattttatttttatgagaGGGTGTGATAAAAATTCCGGAATAACTAATCCCATGATATTTAATCCTTTGATTGCTTATTTCCCAACCAAACGAAGCGAACAtaaattttttctataaataatCCCCGGCAAGAAAAGTGAAACCGGAAATACTCAATTGGGAGAGCATGTGATAGTCTTCAATTGATTGAAAGATCTTTCTTCATTTGAAGTAAGCAGAGGGACCTAGGAAGAACTAATCTTTAAAAGGTAGCAATTGAAGAAATGGCATAAAAATTAGGGACCCAACAAAGAAATAATTGTTGCGTTCACAACATGAAAATACAGGAATTAGGGCCCCATCATTTTCGTATAAACTCAATTATAGAAagttattcattttcttttgtttgaccATATTGTTTTTGCTTCATCAGTTTCTCTATTTCCATTTAATTGGAGAGGGCCAAAAACATATCATGTGAATAGTATGTTCTTTCCTGAATTTCGATCAGTATCATTTGGTGATTTGAGCGACTTTTTGACATATGCTCTTCTTCTTTAATTGCCATTTATGTTGTACATATGAACTATCTCTAATCATTTGAAGCATAATAATTTATCATTTTGAGTTAACTGCCACATAATATGAGAATTGCGGATTTTGAACCAGGCAACTTCATTGAGTTTACGATCTGTAATTGAGTGGGATAATGTTATTAGAAGAATAGCTGTGAAATTGTGTCAATTGTCGGAATTGATTATAATGACTATTGGTGATTGTTGTCATCATAAGATATTACGAGATTATATTAGGAAGTCTACAAGATGAGGTTTATGAATTTAAACTATAACTATATTATATGTTGAGTATTTAAATGTTTTTCATTGAATATGCATACAAAACTTATATATATTCCAATTAGGACATGAATTAAGTTATTATTCACAGAGTTTGTTATTTCACCCTACTCATTTATAAGTATACAAACTCATGTACCGACGTTGAGGTGATCAGTTGAGTTTGAGTTCTGATGAGCCCCACACTTGTTCTCTGAGGCTATTTGTAAGTTGTTTTCATACTTTGGATTGAGATGTATGGTTAATATGTAAGAATGTTCACATGATAAAAACTCAAGATCAAATATGATATTAAGACACAAAACAAATCTAGATTAACACGAACAATTACTTACCGGTTTGAGCGATACTTCGATATATGGCGGCATCAATGAGATTGCTATCACACACAATAAATCTTCT
Proteins encoded in this region:
- the LOC142177549 gene encoding uncharacterized protein LOC142177549, which gives rise to MSQFLEDLKIKRITSSPYHPNANGQAESMKKVIIQSLKKRLEAAKGKWPEELPGVLWVYRTTAKSSTRETPFSLMYGEKALIPVEVGEPALRYFLTNEEANSEAMDVLPRATTTSGDDAAIAGGEDRVSEEGDEADDVEG